The following are encoded together in the Terriglobia bacterium genome:
- a CDS encoding redoxin domain-containing protein — protein sequence MPFSSYNYHHFSRELLEGLQQAAFAGPEPGERAPNFKGVTLDGKTLRLSDFQGKKNVLLIFGSATCPMTAASIGGINRLHRQFGGEPIEFLFIYVREAHPGEQIPAHQSADDKVRAAMLLRAEEDIAMPMLVDDLRGSIHRKYSRLPNPVFLIDKSGSVAFRSMWAKPAGVESAIEELLELQRERDADHAVVNGGQDLRMPLSYSALSSFRALERGGDESVSDFRQAVGLRARALHSGDKAHASAEMEAAHAGEHAGEADTGAPVKSARYSLLGNTGRILAVGALTAAVVSGGLYAGFELRRRRLGTRRNPYRAYEKEQVSDTETGTDYGAVGI from the coding sequence ATGCCATTCAGCTCTTATAACTACCACCACTTCTCGCGCGAGCTGCTTGAGGGGCTGCAGCAGGCGGCCTTTGCCGGCCCGGAACCGGGGGAGCGCGCGCCCAACTTCAAAGGCGTGACTTTGGACGGCAAGACACTCCGCCTCAGCGATTTTCAAGGCAAGAAGAACGTGCTGCTGATCTTTGGTTCGGCCACTTGCCCCATGACCGCCGCTTCCATTGGGGGCATCAACCGCCTTCACCGGCAATTCGGCGGCGAACCCATTGAGTTTCTCTTCATCTACGTCCGCGAGGCCCACCCCGGCGAGCAGATTCCCGCGCACCAGTCGGCTGACGATAAGGTCCGCGCCGCCATGCTGCTGCGCGCCGAAGAAGACATCGCCATGCCCATGCTGGTGGACGACCTGCGAGGCTCCATCCATCGCAAATACTCGCGGCTGCCCAACCCGGTGTTTCTCATAGACAAATCCGGCAGCGTGGCGTTTCGTTCCATGTGGGCCAAGCCGGCGGGCGTGGAATCCGCCATTGAAGAATTGCTGGAATTGCAGCGGGAACGCGACGCCGACCACGCGGTGGTCAATGGCGGGCAGGACTTGCGCATGCCGCTTTCCTACAGCGCCCTGAGTTCCTTCCGCGCATTGGAGCGCGGCGGCGACGAGTCGGTCAGTGATTTCCGCCAAGCCGTGGGGCTGCGCGCGCGCGCCTTGCATTCTGGCGACAAAGCGCACGCTTCCGCGGAGATGGAAGCCGCGCATGCTGGGGAACACGCAGGTGAAGCAGACACCGGGGCTCCGGTAAAATCCGCCCGCTACTCGCTCTTGGGCAACACCGGACGCATCCTCGCGGTTGGCGCTCTGACCGCGGCCGTGGTGTCAGGAGGACTCTACGCCGGGTTCGAACTCCGCCGGCGCCGCCTGGGTACGCGTCGCAATCCCTATCGCGCGTACGAAAAAGAGCAAGTGAGCGACACCGAGACCGGAACGGACTACGGCGCGGTAGGCATTTAA
- a CDS encoding redoxin domain-containing protein — protein MSAYSRYLPKFAEHDAQVVGISPDSIYSHMAWQEKSIGWQEYPLASDYWPHAGTAEKYGILRLGEPLPGINDRAIFIVNKQGAITFSRVFELGQEPDYEEIVSELAKLK, from the coding sequence ATGTCGGCGTACAGCAGGTATCTGCCTAAGTTCGCCGAACACGATGCCCAGGTCGTGGGCATCAGCCCGGATTCAATCTACAGCCACATGGCATGGCAGGAAAAATCCATCGGATGGCAGGAGTATCCCCTGGCCAGCGACTACTGGCCGCACGCCGGTACCGCCGAGAAATACGGCATCCTGCGGCTGGGCGAGCCGCTGCCCGGCATTAATGACCGCGCCATCTTTATCGTCAATAAGCAAGGCGCAATCACGTTCTCCCGGGTTTTTGAACTGGGGCAGGAACCTGATTACGAAGAGATTGTCAGCGAATTGGCCAAGCTGAAATAA
- a CDS encoding TonB-dependent receptor, with amino-acid sequence MKVLRHACLIAFFVLFAMSFCAAQTSVEGVVKSSTGTPVAGAQVSLAHAGVASPAQKATTDSLGKFRFAGVEGGAYSLKVEASGFYTSDYQLVLRPREPVSLTVELTQKSAVQTSIEVRAEYRTVDPDKTGTSQTFSHQDLERLPDPLVESTNALVANLMPGASQSHDNFINVRGNEFSLHEFVNGVSFLDNTQPQFAPGASPQIFETVDLMTGGFTAEYGNRFGGVLDVTTRSGRTMDGHGSAAFRGATQDNYDLNAEYGGAKGKLGYYIFADGFTSGRFLDPPEPVELNDFGGGLRGTGQLDWRSGNNTFKLLMMGSGADFQQPNISDDQAVGRNASRRLKQQTAILTWGHNFSPNTVLTTSLYQRIGSDHILPTSDPDTPLSDGSRSPLAFGGKSDFIHLWKGHVIKAGFDGVRLRENESFFIDGRGDPDLFKLDASGVFSFRGGVKGGQASFYLQDHFKLFPDLTVDAGARYDYFDLVDTHAQVSPRIGLAYHLPRSKSVLRAAYNRLFSPPPIEYSLLASFIGNNAADLAQRVGNVKAYTQNYFEIGWQQELHRQVSLEVDAYTHSGHNSFENHEISISRLFLPINFHTARSSGADVVLNVNNLEKAGITGRLQYTVARTYFYGPVSGGFTGDEPLAPGERIQPAFDQTHTGTANVFYRNRWRHSWIGAAMRYGSGTIVEHGPRLPQHLNTDLAAGFNLWKAEGRRVDMQLDATNITDNRYQIAKESEEIPIQFAPSRTLGGSLKLHF; translated from the coding sequence GTGAAAGTGCTGCGTCATGCATGCTTAATTGCTTTCTTTGTCTTGTTTGCGATGTCCTTCTGCGCTGCCCAAACCAGCGTTGAAGGTGTGGTAAAGAGCTCAACGGGTACACCTGTTGCCGGCGCGCAAGTTTCTCTCGCCCATGCCGGGGTAGCCAGTCCGGCGCAGAAAGCCACCACCGATTCGCTGGGCAAGTTCCGTTTTGCCGGAGTGGAAGGCGGGGCCTACTCTCTGAAGGTGGAGGCCTCCGGCTTTTATACCAGCGACTACCAGTTGGTCCTGCGCCCGCGTGAGCCGGTGTCGCTGACCGTGGAACTGACGCAGAAGAGCGCCGTCCAGACCAGCATTGAAGTCCGCGCCGAATACCGGACGGTTGATCCGGACAAGACCGGCACGTCGCAAACCTTCAGCCACCAGGACCTGGAGCGCCTTCCTGATCCGCTGGTGGAATCCACCAATGCCCTGGTCGCCAACCTGATGCCCGGCGCCAGCCAGAGCCATGACAATTTCATCAACGTGCGAGGCAATGAGTTTTCCCTGCATGAGTTCGTCAACGGCGTTTCTTTTCTGGACAACACCCAGCCGCAGTTCGCACCGGGCGCCAGCCCGCAGATCTTTGAGACCGTGGACCTGATGACCGGAGGCTTCACCGCCGAATACGGCAACCGCTTCGGCGGCGTGCTGGACGTGACCACCCGCTCCGGCCGCACCATGGACGGCCACGGCAGCGCGGCTTTCCGCGGCGCCACCCAGGACAACTATGACCTGAATGCCGAATACGGCGGCGCGAAGGGCAAGCTGGGCTATTACATTTTTGCCGATGGTTTTACCTCCGGGCGGTTTCTGGATCCGCCGGAGCCGGTTGAGCTAAACGATTTTGGCGGCGGCCTGCGCGGTACCGGCCAACTTGACTGGCGCAGCGGCAATAACACCTTCAAGCTGCTGATGATGGGCAGCGGCGCCGACTTTCAGCAGCCCAACATCAGTGACGACCAGGCCGTGGGCCGCAACGCGTCGCGCCGCCTGAAGCAGCAAACCGCCATTCTTACCTGGGGGCACAATTTTTCGCCGAACACCGTGCTCACCACGTCGCTCTATCAGCGTATCGGCTCGGACCACATTCTGCCCACGTCAGACCCGGACACGCCGCTCTCGGACGGCTCACGCAGCCCGCTGGCCTTCGGCGGCAAGAGCGATTTCATCCACCTGTGGAAGGGGCACGTGATCAAAGCAGGCTTTGACGGCGTGCGCCTGCGCGAAAACGAAAGCTTCTTCATTGACGGCCGCGGCGATCCCGACCTCTTCAAACTGGATGCCAGCGGCGTGTTTAGCTTCCGCGGCGGAGTCAAAGGCGGCCAGGCCAGTTTCTATTTGCAAGACCATTTCAAGCTGTTCCCTGATCTCACCGTGGACGCCGGCGCCCGTTACGACTACTTTGACCTGGTGGATACCCACGCGCAGGTGAGCCCGCGCATCGGGCTGGCGTATCACTTGCCGCGCAGCAAATCTGTGCTGCGCGCGGCGTACAACCGGCTGTTTTCGCCGCCGCCGATTGAGTATTCGCTGCTGGCCAGCTTTATCGGCAACAACGCCGCCGACCTGGCCCAGCGCGTGGGCAACGTGAAGGCCTACACCCAGAACTATTTTGAGATCGGATGGCAGCAGGAACTGCATCGCCAGGTCAGCCTGGAGGTGGATGCCTACACCCACTCCGGGCACAACAGCTTTGAGAACCACGAAATCAGCATCTCCCGCCTCTTCCTGCCCATCAACTTTCATACCGCGCGTTCCAGCGGCGCGGACGTGGTCTTGAACGTGAACAACCTGGAGAAAGCCGGGATCACCGGACGCCTGCAGTACACCGTGGCCCGCACTTATTTCTACGGGCCGGTCAGCGGCGGCTTCACCGGCGACGAGCCTCTCGCACCCGGGGAGCGCATCCAACCGGCTTTTGACCAGACCCACACCGGCACCGCCAACGTTTTCTACCGCAATCGCTGGAGACACTCCTGGATCGGCGCAGCCATGCGCTACGGCAGCGGGACCATCGTGGAGCACGGCCCCCGGCTACCCCAGCACCTCAATACTGACCTGGCTGCGGGCTTCAACCTGTGGAAAGCCGAAGGCCGGCGCGTGGACATGCAGCTGGACGCCACCAACATCACGGACAACCGCTACCAGATTGCCAAGGAAAGCGAAGAGATCCCCATACAGTTCGCCCCTTCCCGCACTTTGGGCGGCAGCTTGAAGCTCCATTTCTAG
- a CDS encoding Hsp20/alpha crystallin family protein, which produces MTLITRIDPFHELATIQDRFNSLFENFAPVNGKDQLAAGNFVPPVDIYEDEQNLVLKMEIPGMKEEDLSVSLENNTLTVSGERKFEQEEKEENFHRIERRYGSFVRTFRLPNTVDPEKVSAAYEQGLLKVTLGKRAEAKPKQIKVGSAEKTLQG; this is translated from the coding sequence ATGACTCTGATTACCCGAATTGACCCCTTCCATGAACTGGCGACCATTCAGGACCGCTTCAACAGCCTGTTTGAGAATTTTGCCCCCGTCAACGGCAAAGACCAGTTGGCCGCGGGCAATTTCGTCCCCCCGGTGGACATCTACGAAGACGAGCAGAACCTGGTCCTCAAGATGGAAATCCCCGGCATGAAGGAAGAAGACCTGAGCGTGAGCCTGGAGAACAACACCCTCACCGTGAGCGGCGAGCGCAAGTTCGAGCAGGAAGAGAAAGAAGAAAACTTCCATCGCATTGAGCGCCGCTACGGTTCGTTTGTACGCACCTTCCGCCTGCCCAACACGGTGGACCCTGAGAAAGTGTCGGCAGCGTACGAGCAAGGCTTGCTCAAGGTCACCCTGGGCAAGCGCGCCGAAGCCAAGCCCAAGCAGATCAAAGTGGGCAGCGCCGAGAAGACCTTGCAGGGCTGA
- the mfd gene encoding transcription-repair coupling factor, which translates to MILPFVREVLADVEKGPGFQQAAAYLKQRRGESAPPAGRIRLSGLVFSAKTLLVPFLQRVSGKPLVLITANNRTAETIFSVVQAFCELSGACSPQAVVKLPAYDVSPFENMSPHPEIQEERATALWKISTGAAKIIITPMEATAMRLRSAEHYAGLARTIRRTDQVDVEELTQHLNTVGYTAVDVVEMPGEYAVRGGLIDSYPPEADRPLRMELFGDEVESIRKFDPGTQRSAAEVDEVVLLPLTETPVREELLTEIHARLSGARVEGAAETVRDALASSGVTVFPGWEYYANAGAPYTLFDLLPDAMVFIEEPTAIAAEQEHWWEKVERLHEQSLVGKLATPEDIFLPPEQWDALIAQKPGGSLEQLGLLRIAQAENELGISPPQAPGGNLIECSSRPTSRFHGSVPGMIEEVKKLTAAGQRVLFAAPNTGEMERLADIFTEYQVPFRMGTRTPVPGSETYLDETAYFSGDLLTTTIVRAPVPDGVALPDARLVIFGAHDLFDDSEITLAQPMRSKSKIAAFMSDFRDLAVGDFVVHVEHGIGMYQGLKELQQGEIVGEYMVLEFAEAAKLYVPLTRLDLIQKYRSSEGVKPPLSRLGGAAWARTKARVKKAMKDMADELLKLYAARKAAQGHVYPPDTQWQKEFEDSFEFNETDDQLTATADIKRDMESGLPMDRLLCGDVGYGKTEVAMRAAFKAVQDNKQVAVLAPTTVLAFQHSQNFKRRFAAFPISIEMMSRFRTAKQLKEIAERVEQGKVDILIGTHRILSKDVKFQDLGLVVVDEEQRFGVRHKERLKQLRKEVDVLTMSATPIPRTLHMSMVGLRDMSVIETPPKDRMAIQTVVAGYDQALVQSALEHELERGGQAYFVHNRVDTIYEMAAKIQEIVPRARVLVGHGQMSEGELEKVMMAFVRHEADILVATTIIENGLDIPLCNTIIINRADRHGLSELYQLRGRVGRSNRRAYAYLLVPADQELTPVARRRLAALKEFSELGAGFKIAALDLELRGAGNLLGGEQSGNIDAVGFEMYTGMLDRAIRELKGEELAEKVSTQLNLGIDLRIPTGYITEENQRLRMYKRAAGVESESAIDDVRKELQDRYGEPPVQVRHLLLAASLKLLCERAGVLAIDRKRDAVTIKFTEQAQIEPERLAKFVAGTKGAQFSPGGVLKFNLKSIQPEAVVDQLNGLLRELSAEAEKVWME; encoded by the coding sequence GTGATCCTGCCGTTCGTCCGCGAAGTCCTGGCGGACGTGGAAAAGGGCCCTGGCTTCCAACAGGCGGCCGCATATCTCAAGCAGCGTAGGGGGGAGTCAGCTCCACCTGCGGGGCGCATTCGTCTGTCCGGGCTGGTATTTTCCGCAAAGACCCTGCTAGTTCCTTTTCTGCAACGCGTCTCCGGCAAGCCGCTGGTCCTCATTACCGCCAATAACCGCACGGCGGAGACCATTTTCTCCGTGGTGCAGGCTTTCTGCGAGCTGAGTGGCGCGTGCAGTCCGCAAGCGGTGGTCAAGCTGCCCGCGTATGACGTGTCTCCGTTTGAGAACATGTCGCCCCACCCGGAGATCCAGGAAGAGCGCGCGACCGCGCTGTGGAAGATTTCCACCGGCGCCGCCAAGATCATTATTACGCCCATGGAAGCCACGGCCATGCGGCTGCGGTCGGCAGAACACTACGCGGGACTGGCGCGGACCATCCGCCGCACCGACCAGGTGGACGTGGAAGAGCTCACGCAGCACCTGAACACCGTGGGCTACACCGCCGTGGACGTGGTGGAGATGCCGGGCGAGTACGCGGTGCGCGGCGGGCTGATTGATTCGTATCCTCCGGAAGCTGACCGGCCGCTGCGCATGGAGCTGTTTGGCGACGAAGTGGAGTCCATCCGCAAATTTGATCCCGGCACGCAGCGCTCGGCCGCTGAGGTGGATGAAGTCGTGCTGCTGCCGCTGACGGAAACTCCCGTCCGCGAAGAGCTGCTGACGGAGATTCATGCGCGGCTCTCCGGCGCGCGGGTGGAAGGCGCGGCGGAGACCGTCCGCGACGCGCTGGCCAGCAGCGGCGTTACCGTTTTTCCCGGCTGGGAATACTACGCCAACGCCGGCGCTCCGTACACCTTGTTTGATCTGCTGCCGGACGCCATGGTCTTTATCGAAGAACCAACTGCCATCGCTGCCGAACAGGAACACTGGTGGGAAAAAGTTGAGCGCCTGCATGAGCAGAGTCTTGTCGGCAAGCTGGCCACGCCGGAAGATATCTTTTTGCCGCCGGAGCAATGGGACGCGCTGATCGCACAGAAGCCGGGCGGCAGTCTGGAACAGCTTGGCTTGCTGCGAATCGCCCAGGCGGAAAACGAACTGGGAATCAGCCCGCCACAGGCGCCGGGGGGCAATCTCATCGAATGCTCGTCGCGGCCCACGTCGCGTTTCCACGGCTCGGTGCCGGGCATGATCGAAGAAGTCAAAAAACTCACGGCCGCCGGGCAGCGTGTGCTGTTCGCCGCGCCCAACACCGGCGAGATGGAGCGGCTGGCGGACATCTTCACCGAATATCAAGTGCCGTTCCGCATGGGAACACGCACGCCCGTCCCGGGGAGTGAAACTTATCTCGACGAAACGGCCTATTTCTCTGGCGACCTGCTTACCACCACCATCGTCCGCGCGCCTGTGCCGGACGGCGTGGCGCTGCCCGATGCTCGCCTAGTGATCTTTGGCGCGCATGATCTGTTTGACGATTCCGAGATCACGCTGGCGCAGCCCATGCGGAGCAAGTCCAAGATCGCGGCCTTCATGTCTGACTTCCGCGATCTGGCGGTGGGCGACTTTGTGGTGCACGTGGAACACGGCATCGGCATGTATCAGGGGCTCAAGGAGCTGCAGCAGGGAGAGATCGTCGGCGAGTACATGGTGCTGGAATTCGCCGAAGCGGCCAAGTTGTATGTTCCGCTTACCCGGCTGGACCTGATCCAGAAATACCGGTCCAGCGAGGGCGTGAAGCCCCCGCTCAGCCGGCTGGGCGGCGCGGCCTGGGCCCGGACCAAGGCGCGGGTGAAGAAGGCCATGAAAGACATGGCCGACGAACTGCTCAAACTCTACGCGGCGCGCAAAGCCGCGCAGGGCCATGTTTATCCGCCAGACACGCAATGGCAAAAAGAATTTGAAGACTCGTTTGAGTTCAACGAGACCGACGACCAGCTCACGGCCACCGCGGACATCAAGCGGGACATGGAGTCCGGCCTGCCCATGGACCGGCTGTTGTGCGGCGACGTGGGCTACGGCAAAACCGAAGTCGCCATGCGCGCCGCGTTCAAGGCGGTGCAGGACAACAAGCAAGTCGCGGTGCTGGCGCCGACCACGGTCCTGGCCTTCCAGCATTCGCAGAACTTCAAGCGCCGCTTTGCCGCTTTCCCCATCAGCATTGAAATGATGTCGCGCTTCCGCACCGCCAAGCAACTCAAGGAAATCGCCGAGCGCGTGGAGCAGGGTAAAGTGGACATTCTCATCGGCACGCACCGCATTTTGTCCAAGGACGTGAAGTTCCAGGACCTGGGCCTGGTGGTGGTGGACGAAGAGCAGCGCTTCGGCGTTCGTCACAAAGAGCGGCTCAAGCAGCTCCGTAAGGAAGTGGACGTGCTCACCATGTCGGCCACGCCGATTCCGCGGACGCTGCACATGTCCATGGTGGGCCTGCGCGACATGAGCGTGATTGAGACGCCGCCCAAAGACCGCATGGCCATACAGACGGTGGTCGCCGGGTACGACCAGGCGCTGGTGCAGTCCGCGCTGGAGCACGAGCTGGAACGCGGCGGCCAAGCCTACTTCGTCCACAACCGCGTGGACACCATTTACGAAATGGCGGCCAAGATCCAGGAAATTGTTCCGCGGGCGCGCGTGCTGGTCGGACACGGACAGATGAGTGAAGGCGAACTGGAGAAAGTGATGATGGCCTTTGTTCGCCATGAGGCCGATATTCTCGTCGCCACGACCATCATTGAAAACGGCCTGGATATTCCGCTGTGCAACACCATAATCATCAACCGCGCAGACCGCCATGGCCTGTCTGAGCTCTACCAGTTGCGCGGACGCGTGGGCCGGTCCAACCGGCGAGCCTATGCCTACCTGCTTGTGCCGGCCGACCAGGAACTGACTCCGGTCGCGCGACGCAGGCTGGCGGCGCTGAAAGAGTTTTCCGAACTGGGCGCGGGATTCAAGATTGCCGCGCTTGACCTGGAGCTGCGTGGCGCCGGCAACCTGCTGGGCGGCGAGCAGAGCGGCAACATTGATGCCGTGGGTTTTGAGATGTACACCGGCATGCTGGACCGCGCCATCCGCGAGCTGAAAGGCGAAGAGCTGGCCGAAAAAGTCAGCACGCAATTGAACCTGGGCATTGACCTGCGCATTCCCACCGGCTACATCACGGAAGAAAACCAGCGCCTGCGCATGTACAAGCGCGCCGCCGGGGTGGAGAGCGAATCGGCCATTGACGACGTCCGCAAAGAACTGCAAGACCGCTACGGCGAGCCTCCGGTGCAGGTGCGGCACCTGCTGCTGGCGGCGTCGCTCAAGCTGCTGTGCGAGCGCGCCGGCGTCCTGGCCATTGACCGCAAGCGCGACGCGGTGACCATCAAGTTCACCGAACAGGCGCAGATTGAGCCGGAGCGGCTGGCAAAGTTCGTCGCCGGGACCAAGGGCGCGCAGTTTTCGCCGGGCGGAGTACTGAAATTCAATCTGAAATCCATCCAGCCGGAAGCGGTGGTTGACCAGCTCAACGGCCTGCTGCGCGAACTGAGCGCGGAAGCGGAGAAGGTGTGGATGGAGTAG
- a CDS encoding DsbA family protein, which yields MGPRIKYLIASFFALALCASAFAADASSLKPPPGAKVAIVVFEDLQCPDCAHAYPLVWEVAKAHKVPVVLHDYPLPMHNWSFQAAVYARFFDAKSEQLGNDFRGYIYKNQPQITPANLQQYVQKFANDNKAPVPFMLDPGGKLAEKVKADYALGQRLGLEHTPTIFVIGNGGASTPFVEVTDRAKMGEIIEDMLKKAGPSTPAKAAPSKKKFVKPAKKTG from the coding sequence ATGGGACCTCGCATTAAGTATTTGATTGCCTCTTTCTTTGCCCTGGCCTTGTGCGCCAGCGCGTTCGCTGCCGACGCCTCTTCGCTCAAGCCGCCGCCGGGCGCGAAAGTGGCCATTGTGGTGTTCGAAGACCTGCAGTGTCCGGACTGCGCCCACGCCTACCCTCTGGTTTGGGAAGTGGCCAAAGCGCACAAGGTCCCGGTGGTGCTGCATGACTACCCCTTGCCCATGCACAACTGGTCATTCCAGGCGGCCGTCTATGCCCGCTTCTTTGACGCCAAGTCAGAACAGCTGGGCAACGATTTTCGCGGCTACATCTACAAGAACCAGCCGCAGATCACTCCCGCCAATTTGCAGCAGTACGTCCAGAAGTTTGCCAATGACAACAAGGCGCCGGTGCCGTTCATGCTGGATCCGGGCGGCAAGCTGGCGGAAAAGGTGAAAGCCGATTACGCCCTGGGACAACGGCTGGGGCTGGAACATACACCCACCATCTTTGTCATCGGCAACGGCGGCGCGTCCACGCCGTTCGTGGAAGTCACCGACCGCGCGAAGATGGGCGAAATTATTGAGGACATGCTGAAGAAGGCCGGCCCATCGACTCCAGCCAAGGCGGCGCCCAGCAAGAAGAAATTCGTCAAGCCGGCAAAGAAGACCGGATAA
- the hemL gene encoding glutamate-1-semialdehyde 2,1-aminomutase, with protein MPTTTITRERSRQYHQRASRVIPGGVNSPVRAFNSVGGDPPYVTHGKGAHLWDADGNEYVDYVGSWGPLILGHAFPAVVDAVERANRDGVSFGACTPMEAELAEEVIAAFPSINKVRFVSSGTEATMSAIRLARAFTNRKYIIKFEGCYHGHADSLLVKAGSGVATLGIPGSAGVLPEQAQFTLALPYNNQHAVEEAFKKFKDQIACIIVEPVVGNMGCVPPRTGYLQFLREITQQHGAVLIFDEVMTGFRLALGGAQELYKITPDLTTLGKIIGGGLPVGAYGGRADIMAMIAPVGPVYQAGTLSGNPLAMAAGLATLRHLREHAEIYSQLERRTAALVDGVLSVAKKNGVTLSANRIGSMFTWFFQAGPVQDWDTAAKSDTEAFAKFHRAMLDRGIYLPPSQYEAIFVSAAHTDGDIARTIEAAAHAFGA; from the coding sequence ATGCCGACGACCACCATCACCAGGGAACGGAGCCGCCAATACCACCAGCGTGCTTCCCGGGTCATCCCGGGGGGCGTCAATTCACCCGTGCGGGCGTTCAATTCCGTAGGCGGCGACCCGCCCTACGTGACCCACGGCAAGGGCGCGCACCTGTGGGACGCGGACGGCAACGAATACGTGGACTACGTGGGTTCCTGGGGACCGCTCATTCTGGGCCATGCTTTCCCCGCGGTGGTGGACGCCGTGGAGAGGGCCAATCGCGACGGCGTGAGCTTTGGCGCATGCACGCCGATGGAAGCCGAGTTGGCAGAAGAAGTGATTGCGGCGTTTCCGTCCATCAACAAAGTCCGTTTTGTCAGCTCCGGGACGGAAGCCACCATGTCGGCCATCCGGCTGGCGCGGGCGTTCACCAATCGCAAGTACATCATCAAGTTTGAAGGCTGCTATCACGGACACGCTGATTCGCTTCTGGTGAAAGCCGGCTCGGGCGTGGCCACGCTGGGCATTCCCGGCTCGGCAGGCGTGCTGCCGGAGCAGGCGCAATTCACGCTGGCTCTGCCGTACAACAATCAGCATGCGGTGGAAGAGGCTTTCAAGAAGTTCAAAGACCAGATCGCTTGCATCATCGTTGAGCCGGTGGTCGGCAACATGGGATGCGTCCCGCCGCGTACGGGCTACTTGCAGTTTCTCCGCGAAATTACCCAGCAACACGGCGCTGTCCTGATCTTTGATGAAGTCATGACCGGCTTCCGCCTGGCCCTGGGCGGCGCGCAAGAGCTGTACAAAATCACGCCGGACCTGACCACGCTGGGCAAGATCATCGGCGGCGGGCTCCCGGTGGGCGCCTACGGCGGGCGCGCGGACATCATGGCCATGATTGCTCCGGTGGGCCCGGTCTACCAGGCAGGGACGCTCTCCGGTAATCCGCTGGCGATGGCCGCCGGCTTGGCCACATTACGCCATCTGCGCGAACATGCGGAAATTTACTCTCAGTTGGAGCGGCGTACGGCGGCGCTGGTGGATGGCGTCCTCTCTGTGGCCAAAAAGAACGGCGTAACGCTTAGCGCCAACCGCATAGGCTCAATGTTTACCTGGTTTTTCCAGGCTGGCCCGGTGCAAGACTGGGACACCGCTGCCAAGTCGGACACGGAAGCATTTGCCAAGTTCCACCGGGCGATGCTCGATCGCGGCATCTACCTGCCGCCATCACAATATGAAGCCATTTTCGTGAGCGCCGCGCACACCGACGGCGACATCGCCCGGACCATTGAAGCCGCCGCGCATGCGTTTGGAGCGTGA
- a CDS encoding zinc ribbon domain-containing protein — translation MPLYEYVCKKCHHRFEKIQKFSDRMVRKCPKCRGPVETTITAPAVHFKGSGFYVNDYAAKTPSKDSQDHSPVEKEATQDAAKKGKEKVEEKPKKPVAKKDKE, via the coding sequence ATGCCTCTCTACGAATACGTCTGCAAAAAATGTCATCATCGGTTTGAGAAAATCCAGAAATTCTCAGATCGCATGGTGCGCAAGTGTCCCAAGTGCCGGGGGCCGGTGGAGACCACCATCACCGCTCCTGCCGTGCACTTTAAGGGCAGTGGCTTCTACGTAAACGACTACGCGGCCAAGACGCCGTCCAAGGACTCCCAGGACCACAGTCCCGTGGAAAAGGAAGCAACGCAGGACGCCGCGAAGAAGGGCAAAGAAAAGGTCGAAGAAAAGCCCAAAAAGCCCGTCGCTAAAAAAGACAAAGAATAG
- a CDS encoding redoxin domain-containing protein has translation MAALQAGQAAPDFELPACTGKQRHKFKLSEFQGKKHVVLAFYPLDWSPT, from the coding sequence ATGGCAGCTTTGCAAGCCGGTCAAGCAGCACCTGACTTTGAACTCCCTGCATGCACGGGCAAGCAGCGGCACAAGTTCAAGCTCAGTGAGTTCCAGGGGAAAAAGCACGTGGTCCTGGCTTTTTATCCGCTGGATTGGAGTCCAACGTGA